The following DNA comes from Tunturibacter psychrotolerans.
GGACGAGCGCTTCGATCATCTCGCGGCGGTCGACGTTTCGGCTGAAGGGGTTTGTGGCTGCAGGATGGGAGATGTTGTTCGGCGGTGTGTTTAACGTGCTGATGATGCTCGCGACGCAGGGATATCATGGGGCGCAGTGGGGGTTGCAGGCTTGGGCCTCCACGCTTTATCTAGTGGCGTTTGGGTCGATTCTGACGTACACCGCGTATGTCTACCTGCTGGATCATGTGGCGGTGTCGAAGGTTGCGACCTATGCGTATGTGAACCCGGTGATCGCAGTCATTCTTGGAGTGATTCTTTTGAAGGAGCGCTTCGTCGCTGTGGAGTACGTCGGCATGGCTGCGATTCTGGTGGCGGTATTTCTGGTGACGAGCTCGAAGATGAAGAGTGGTGCGGCGACGGTGGTGGATGAGGATGTTGCGGCGGGACTCGAGGCTTAGTTCTTTCTTCTTGTTACGACATGTCCTGCCGGGACGGGCCCACTACGCGTGGGGCGGTCACTTCGTGACTTGTGTACCTTTCCCTCTGTCGCCTACGACATGCCGGTGATTTCGCCTGATGCATCGACGTCGATGTCCATCGCGCGGGAGGCTTTGGGTAGTCCCGGCATGAGCATCATTGAGCCGGAGATGACGACGAGAAAACCTGCGCCTGCGGAAAGAACGACGTCGGTGATGTGGAGGGTCCAGCCAGTGGGGGCGCCCATCAGCTTGGGGTCGTCGGTGAGCGAGTACTGCGTCTTGGCGATGCAGACGGGAAGTTCGCCGTAGCCCCATTTGGTGAAGCGCGCGAGTTTTTCTTCCGCTTGAGCCGAGAGTTCGACGTTGGCGGCGCCGTAAACTTTTTGCGCGACGGCGGTAATCTTTTCGAGCGAAGATGCGCTTGAGGTGTAGGTGCTGGTGGGTGAGACGTTGGGATTGGCGGCGATGACGCTGACAACTTTTTCAGCGAGTGCGGCGGCGCCTGCTCCGCCTTTGGCGAAGGCTTCGGAGAGCGCGAAGGCTGCGCCCTGGGCTTCGCAGTATTTCTCGAGGAACTTCAACTCTTCGTCGGTGTCTTTGGGGAAGCGGTTGATGGCGACGATGGCAGGAAGGTTGAAGCCGCGCACGATGGCGATGTGTTTTTTCAGATTTTCGAAGCCCGCTTCGAGATCGCCTGCGCCCTGGTTGCGGACGGATTGGACCGTTGTGACAAGGACTGCTGCGGACGGCTTGATGCCGGACGATGGCATCACGATGTCGAGATATTTTTCGAAGCCGAGGTCGGAGGCGAAGCCGGTTTCGTTGACGACGTAGTCTGCGAGGCGGAGGCCCATCTGCTGGGAAAGGACGGAGCTGGTGCCGTGGGCGATGTTGGCGAAGGGGCCGCAGTGGACTAACGCGGGCGTGCCTTCGGTGGTCTGGACGAGATTCGGCAGGATGGCTTCGCTGAGGAGAGCCATCATGGGGCCGGTGGCCTTGAGGTCTTCCGCAAGTACGGGTTTGCCTGCACGGGTCTGGCCGATGACGATGCGGGCGAGACGCTTGCGAAGATCTTCGCGGCTGTCGGCGAGCGTCATGATGGCCATGATCTCGCTCGCGGCGGTTATGAGGAAGCCGGTGTGGCGATTGGCTCCGTCGCGTTTCCCCCCGGCCTGCACGATGATGTGGCGAAGGGCACGGTCGTTCATGTCGAGCGTGCGAGGCCAGGTGATGGCATGGGGGTCTAGATCGAGTGGATTGCCGTGGAAGAGATGTGAGTCGATGAGCGCTGCCAGGAGGTTGTGCGCGGAGGTGATGGCGTGGAAGTCGCCATGGAAGTGGAGGTTGATCTTTTCAGCTGGCTCAACCTGCGAACGACCGCCGCCGGCTGCGCCGCCCTTCATGCCGAAGACGGGGCCGAGAGAGGGCTCGCGAGAGGTGATGATGGCTTTCTTGCCGATTTTTTCGAGGCCCTGCACGAGACCGATGGAGGTGACGGTCTTGCCTTCGCCAGAGAGAGTGGGCGTGGTGGCGGTGACGAGGATGAGCTTGCCGCGTACGGGGAAGGCGGGGTCGTCGAGGAGATCGAGTGTGAGCTTGGCGCCGTAGCGTCCGAGGCGTTCCACGTACTTTTCGGGCAGGTTGAGTTTTTCGACGATGGCTTCGATCGGAAGAAGATCTTTGGTCATGGGCCTCAGCGGTGGTGAAGGTTAGAGGAAGCTATGGGGCCGCGGTGCCCATGGGGAGCGGGTAGAGCGGCGCAGCTTCGGCGCGACCGAAGCGGACTGTAGTTTTGGTGATGCGATTGAGCGTGTCAATGTTGTTCGAAGAAAAGTACCAGACCAGAAGATGACTGTTCCAGTTGGTGGAGATACCCATGGTGTAGAGCGGCTGCGGGGCAGTGGGAGTTGCGGGGTCTGCGGGTTGCGGGGATTGCGCCGGACCTTGCGCTGCGGCCATGTGAACCTTCTGCCAGCCGACGTTGTACCACGAAGGCTGCGCGATGGACTTCATGCCGGGCACCTTGATGACGATCTCGGCTAAGTCGGAAAGGAGCGTGGTGCTGCTGTTCTCGTGCTCGGCGTTGAGACAGTCGATATCGAGTTCGGCGAGCAGAATGGATGCTGTGATGGCAGGTGTGACGGTGACGTGGGTGCTGCCTTCTGCGGTGGGTTGAGTTTCCGCGGTTTGCGCTGGGCCTGATTGCGGGAGTTCGAGCAGGAGAGCGGGACGCAGGCAGTGAGTCTCGGCAGCGAGCTTGGGGTTGTCGACGTTGAAGAGGGTGAGGTGACCGTCGTGAAGGACTTTTTCTGGGTCCGCCTTGGCGAGGTCGGAGGGGTAGAAGAGGCGGAGTTTGAGGGCTTCGCTCTCCCACCCGGTGGTA
Coding sequences within:
- a CDS encoding formate--tetrahydrofolate ligase, with the protein product MTKDLLPIEAIVEKLNLPEKYVERLGRYGAKLTLDLLDDPAFPVRGKLILVTATTPTLSGEGKTVTSIGLVQGLEKIGKKAIITSREPSLGPVFGMKGGAAGGGRSQVEPAEKINLHFHGDFHAITSAHNLLAALIDSHLFHGNPLDLDPHAITWPRTLDMNDRALRHIIVQAGGKRDGANRHTGFLITAASEIMAIMTLADSREDLRKRLARIVIGQTRAGKPVLAEDLKATGPMMALLSEAILPNLVQTTEGTPALVHCGPFANIAHGTSSVLSQQMGLRLADYVVNETGFASDLGFEKYLDIVMPSSGIKPSAAVLVTTVQSVRNQGAGDLEAGFENLKKHIAIVRGFNLPAIVAINRFPKDTDEELKFLEKYCEAQGAAFALSEAFAKGGAGAAALAEKVVSVIAANPNVSPTSTYTSSASSLEKITAVAQKVYGAANVELSAQAEEKLARFTKWGYGELPVCIAKTQYSLTDDPKLMGAPTGWTLHITDVVLSAGAGFLVVISGSMMLMPGLPKASRAMDIDVDASGEITGMS